aaagggaccttggagcccacagagagcagcagcaccaagagCTCTTCCTAGCAGGAGCCTTTATTTGTGAGGAGGCcctgggaaagaggaaaagcaaaggtaAAACATTCAGCCAAAGGAGAGGCTCTTAGAACAGCTTAACAAAAATCCTTCCTGGAAGGGACTCTCCAGCAGTTttcctgctcccctctcctccaagtggctcttccagcctcaactaCCACCCAGCTCACTCACTGGGGGGtggcaagaaggggccagtctcttttgggtgctgtcctgtgataggatgaggggcaaaggacataaactgcaacccaggaggttccacctcccctgggccatttcctcatcctcttgcttgttccctgggagaagagaccaagcccccacctcactgcaacctccttccagggagctgtagagagcaaggaggtctctcctcagcctcctcttctccaggctgaacactcccaggtctctcagctgctcttcaccagccctgtcctccagcccctccaccagCTTGGTTACCCTTCTCTGAACCCCCTCCACCAGTTtggttgcccctctctggactccctccacCAAATGGTTGCTCTTCTCtatccctgctccagcccctccatcaACCTGGTCACCCTTgtccagccccctccagcccctccaccagCTTGGTCACCCTTgtccagccccctccagcccctccagcagcttggTCACCCTTGTCTAGCCCCCTCCACCAGCTTGGTCACccttgtccagccccctgcagcccctccagcagcttggccacccttgtccagccccctgcagcccctccagcagcttggCCGCTGCTCTCTGCCCCGCTGCATCCcggggctgcccctggggccgggggcagcGCTGTGCCCGTGTCGCCGCCGCAGGTTCCGCTGCATCGTGCACCCCTTCAAGCGGAAGCcgagcgccgccgccgccgcggccaCCATCGCCCTCATCTGGCTCCTGGCCGTGGCCATCATGTGTCCCTCTGCTGTCATGCTGCAGATCCAAGAGGAGAAGCGCttcagggtggtgctgggccgGGGCAACCAGACCCTCCCCGTCTACTGGTGCCGGGAGGCCTGGCCCGAGCCGGGCATGAGGAGGGTCTACACCGCCGTGCTGTTCGCCAACATCTACCTGGCTCCCCTCTCCCTCATCCTCCTGATGTACGCCAGGATCAGCGTGGCCCTCTCCAGCCCGGCTCTGCCCGTGCCGGGCGAGCctgggcggcggcggcggctggggGGCGgcaggaagaagcagaaggTGATCAAGATGCTGATGGTGGTGGCCGCGCTCTTcaccctctcctggctgcccctcTGGACTCTGATGCTGCTCTCGGACTACGCCGAGCTCTCGGccctccagctgcaggtcaTCAACGTTTACCTCTACCCCCTGGCTCACTGGCTGGCCTTCTTCAACAGCAGCATCAACCCCATCGTCTACGGCTTCTTCAACGAGAACTTCCGCAGGGGCTTCCGGGCGGCCTTCGGGCTGCGGCTCCGCCGCGGGCGGCCGCCCCCCGGGGAGGGCTGCGGGCAGCCGGCCCCGGCCGCCCCGCCGGCTGCCGAGGGCCAGGCAGCCCGGGAGCAGGCCTGCcaaagggctgaggaggagaggaagagagttAAGAAAGGCAACTGGGTGAACGACCAGCAGGAGATGGCGATGGAGGATCTCGGAGAGCCCTGTGCCGATGGGATCGagtgagggggggaggaggatgcAGGCTCCCTCTTGACCAGGAgtcaaggggtgatggggacaagttagtGCTGGGAAAAGTCTGCTGCTTGGAATCCAGAAGAAAGCTTTTCaccagtgagacactggaatcatctcccaagggaagctgtggattcccctacactgggcaggctgctggggcagctcatttcaactccatCGCCTAGAGAGGTTGGGCCAGAGGAtccctgggggtcccttccaacctgctgttctgtgattctgtgtccttgcgcctagcagagctgctttgttgTGTGGGGAAACCTCAGGCTCTGCTAGCCCCCAAAATAAAGTCAAAATGCTTCTGTGTtgaaggagagctgcagctggcagcaagacAAGCTCCTGCGCTGCCGCGTCTCGTCCGCCAGACGGcgccaccacagccccagcccctcctcgcTATTGGCCACCGCTGATTGGTCAGCGGCGGGTCGGCTCCAGCCCGGCAGCAGGGGCGAGACTTCCCCGAAGCCTTTAACGACCCCCCCGGGGAGCAGATTTAAGCCCCACCGAGCCTCCCCCTGGAGCGCAGATTCAACCCCCACCGAGCACCCCCcgggcagcagagctgacccTCACCAGGACCCCCCCGGGGAGCAGATTCAACCCCCACCGAGCACCCCCcgggcagcagagctgacctTCACCAAGACCCCCCCCGGGGAGCAGATTTAAGCCCCACCGAGACCCCCCGCGGAGAGCAGATTTAACCCCCACCGAGACCCCCTACCGTACCTCATCTGGCCCCGCCAGAGGGGCGTCCAGGCAGGCTGCCGCCATCGCGGAGCCGCGGGCGGCGTTACCCGGGGAGAACGGAGACGCCGCGACGGCCGCCGGGGCTCAAACTTCCTCCGCTCCGCGCAGCAGCTGCGCCGCTTCGCTCCTTGCGCATGGGACAGGCAGCGCCGCGGCTACGCCGCTACCGGGGCGGAGGTACCGGGTGAGTCCTGTGGCTCTGGGGCGCAGGTTTGCTCCTCGCCGAGCACGCTGCCGTTTCCAGCCGAGCGACTGCCAGCCCCGCGCTGTGGGCGGCTTTATCGGGAGTAGAACGGACGGAGACGGGAGGCGACGGCGGCCGTCAGGGCTTCCTCCGCTCCGCTCAGCTTCCAAACTGGCCCCATGAGCCCAGTTTGGAGCCCCAGccgcacagccctggcagctccagctgccgctgcccagggtggtggcagTCGATGGCTGGGACACCCCTGCACAGCGGGAGGATGGACTTGCTGtgtcctcatcctgctgctcatACACCTCCTGGTAGTTGTGCTGCCTGTGGGGAAGAGCAGCGCTGACAATGAGTTGGctgccctcccccttccctccctccctccatccctccatccacccACTCATGCATGCACCCAACTATTCATCTCCtcattcctccctccctccaccccctcaTCCATCCACCTAAACACTCATCTTTTCATCCCTCCACTCATCCATCCACCCAACTACTCGTCTGTTCTGAGGCAGCACCTGCTCTGGGGATGGCACCACGCCATGGGTCATCTCAGCTGGGTGTCAGGCTgacccagcactggtcccagcagagcagggcaccacATCAGGTCAccaccctgcacacagcagttgTTCCCACCTAAAAATCCCCATTCTGGGAGCCTTTGGTGTGTCTGCACCCCAAAAGTGTGGTGGAAGGAGCACTTCTTGGCCTTGTGGGATGCAGAGGACACTTTCCCTGCCACCTCTCTCGTGCTTCAtacaatcagagaattgtcttggttgggaaagccctcccaagatcatgcagtccaaccagcaacccagcaccaccatggccaccaaaccatggccccaagtgccatggccacatctttcttgaacaccttcaggggggtgggcactccaccacctccctgggcagcctcttccagttgCCTGAATTGTGCCCATCACCCATCCTGGGCAGGAGGACCCTGCCTGAGGTCCTGCAGCAACAcatccccccttttttttgtggAGTTAATGATTAAAGCTGGGCTGACATTGGAGGTGCTGgatgccaggctgtggcaggcaggCCAAGGATGCTCAACCTCTGCCCCGCTGCTGGGATTAATGATTgacccagccaggaggcctcccCTCCCTATAAACACCAGGATGGGTTTCCAGGCATCACTTTGTGGCAgaagaagcaaaaccagcccCAAGATGAgggcagctctctccctgctgctgctgcttttagcCAGCACTCATGCCATGCACCGAGGTAAGGACCTTTGGCATCTGCTGGGGGCTTTGCTccaccccagggtgcagcttTGGGTggtcctccctctccccatcccaaTGGCTGGGCTGGAatcagagagaggaaagggaaaggtgtgggatttagactggagatgagggagaaactctttagaggaaggctggggagacactggcacaggatgcacagggaggttgtggatgcctcctccctggaggtgttcaaagccaggctggatgaggcccggagcaacctgggctggtgggaggtgtccctaggaactagagcagggcaggtttgggttggacatcagaaggaagATCATcacatgagggtggggagacactggaataggctgcccagggatgtggttgaggctccatccctggagacattcaagatcagactggatgtggccctgggcagcctgatctggttggagatgtccctgctgagtgcagggagggggttggacaagatgcctttggagggtcccttccaggccacTGCAAGCAGTGAATctgtgccccacagctgctgttgctgccaggagaggagatcctttccccacagcttccccctttcccctctgtgaccagagcccagcagagcccccagagtggcaggggttggaagggacctctggagatcatccagtcccctacaccaaggcagggtcacctagagaaggtcacacagggacatgtctaggtgggtttggaaagtctgcagagatggagactcccccaccccaccccctcagcctttctttcccACTGGCCAAGGTGACCTTGGCTGTCGCAGCAGCAagcccctggctgtggggaggtgGCCAGCAAATACTGCTATCAGTGTTTACCTGCTGGTACCAAAGTCTAACCAGCCCTGCTTCTGCACAAAGCACCCCAGGAGACAGTCACCCAAGGGCTGCCTGCactcctggctgcccctggcctcCATGGTCCTGTCTCCAGAGCTCCAGGAGCTCCAAACCCTGCCAGAAAACCCAACAGGACACATCTCAAGTGCACAGAACTGTCCCTTTGGACCAGGGGTGAAGGCACCtgatagactcatggaatggctgggttgggaaagccctctgaggtGCAGTGCCAccatccacccaacaccaccacggcccCAACcttcctggaacacctccagggctggggactccatcacctccctgggcagcctattccaacccctgaccactcctgcagcaaagacatttctcctcacctccaatctaagcctcccctggcacaatttcaggccactgcctctccttctgtcccctgagactagggaggagagaccaagccccacctggctccaacctcagccttctccagctccctcagctgctccttcccagccctgctctccagacccttccccagctctgctgcccttctctgggcacactccagcccctcaatgtccttcttgtcctCTCCTAGCTCAGAGAAGAGTTTTCCCCTTGTCCCTTCCTCTGACCCAAGCAGCCTGGGTACCAAAGATGTTCCTCcaagcccagcacctccctaGGGATCACCACCACCTCTGACTTGGGAGAGTAGCAGGAGGGTGCAATCCTCAAGGGAATAATCCCAGAGCTCCACAGCCTTGGGATGGGTTTTGTGGAGCTGTCTTGGTAGGGTTTCTTTCTGTCTGCAAGGTGGAAAGGTGCTGGAAATGAGCTCTGTTGCCCCCCTAAAGAGAAGGGCACAAGAGGGGAGAGCAAAGCTGGGGGTGTCCCACAGACCAAGCCCAGCACATCACCAGCTCCTGGCTTCCCCAGACCCCACCTTGGTTGCCCTCAAGCGAGCCAAGACACAAATCCTGCTCTCAAACCctccttttcctgctcttccAGGCAAAGCTTACATCCGGGACAAGGTCTGCCAGGAGTTCAACgccctggggaaggaggaattCAGGACCCTGTAAGtacctcctgccctcccagggCACTCCAGCACCTAAACCCAGCCcatccaccccccacccccccgaaggaacaacaacaaaaatcaactTAGAAATGGGAGGGTTTGAGCCCCATTTTAGAAGAACaaagggggggtgaggggggcatGGTTTTAAGAAAGAGGGAAGTGCTCCCACCTCATCCTCTCCTTGCCTAAGGGGCAGgaacctgcccccagctcatcCTCTCCTTGCCTAAGGGGCAGgaacctgcccccagctcatcCTCTCCTTGTTTAAGGGGCAGgaacctgcccccagctcatcCTCTCCTTGCTGAAAGAAGAGGAACTTGCCCCCAGCTCACCCTCTCCTTGCCTAAGGGACAGgaacctgcccccagctcatcCTCTCCTTGTTTAAGGGGCAGgaacctgcccccagctcatcCTCTCCTTGCTGAAAGAAGAGGAACTTGCTCCCAGCTCACCCTCTCCTTGCCTAAGGGACAGgaacctgcccccagctcatcCTCTCCTTGTTTAAGGGGCAGgaacctgcccccagctcatcCTCTCCTTGCTGAAAGAAGAGGAACTTGCCCCCAGCTCATCCTCTCCTTGTTTAAGGGGCAGGAACTCGCCCCCAGCTCACCCTCTCCTTGCCTAAGGGGCAGGAACTCGCCCCCAGCTCACCCTCTCCTTGCCTAAGGGGCAGGAACTCGCCCCCAGCTCACCCTCTCCTTGCCTAAGGGGCAGGAACTCGCCCCCAGCTCATCCTCTTCTTGCCTAAGGGGCAGGAACTCGCCCCCAGCTCATCCTCTTCTTGCCTAAGGGGCAGgaacctgcccccagctcatcCTCTCCTTGCTGAAAGAAGAGGAACTTGCCCCCAGCTCACCCTCTCCTTGTTTAAGGGGCAGTAACTCGCCCCCAGCTCATCCTCTCCTTGCCTCAGGGGCAGGAACTCGCCCCCAGCTCATCCTCTCCTTGTTTAAGGGGCAGTAACTCGCCCCCAGCTCATCCTCTCCTTGCCTCAGGGGCAGGAACTCGCCCCCAGCTCACCCTCTCCTTGTTTAAGGGGCAGTAACTCGCCCCCAGCTCAccctctccttgctccctgctgccaggaacATCATAGCCAACAGCAGGAAGTACTCCAATGCCACCTTCGAGGAGATCGAGCACCTGGTGCAGGAGATCGTGTCCCTGGCTGCCACCTGCTGCGCCGCCGGTGCCGACCCCTCCTGCTACGACGCCGGGGTGAGGCTGACCCCAAAAGAGGGGGTGGAGGGCCCCGGGCTGGCCCCCAGCACCTAACCTCTTCCTTTCTCCGGCAGTCCTCGGCTCTGTCGGCCAAGTCCTGCAGCGgggcctctcccttccccttccaccCGGGCACTGCCGGCTGCTGcggccaggaggggctggagcagaagctgtgcctggcagccctgcgccaccccccccagcagctgccgcGCTACCTCCAGCCCTCCAACGAGGAGCTCTGCCAGGCCTTCAAGAAGGACCCCAAGGACTTTGCAGACCGGtaaagggggctgggggcggtgGTGCTGATGGAGAGCTCCCAGCCGAGCCGAGGAGCCCCTCCAAGCAGCGCCTTCCTTAGCTCACCTCTCTGCCGTGGCTGCTGCGCCCTCAgggtgccctgcacagccctcccCCGCTCCAGGAGCAGCATCTGAGCAAAGGGGTGAGGGGTGCAGCTGCTTGGAGAGGGGCCACCGGCCCCCTCCCGTGGCTTGGGGTGAtgaagctggctgcagggggtgggatgggatgggatgggatgggatgggatggaatggaatggaatggaatagaatagaatagaatagaatagaatagaatagaatagaatagaatagaatagaatagaatagaatagaatagaatagaatagaatagaatagaatagaatagaccaggttgaaaaagacctttgaggccatggtttaatagccatgaggtcttgggtggcaggt
Above is a genomic segment from Dryobates pubescens isolate bDryPub1 chromosome 24, bDryPub1.pri, whole genome shotgun sequence containing:
- the NPFFR2 gene encoding neuropeptide FF receptor 2, whose product is MSGKLDSNSSFAWPPAPSPTGGQHHPYLGGNVSYVDFYLHQPSVAAVFIISYLLIFLLCMLGNGVVCFLVLRSRQMRTVTNLFIFNLAVSDLLVGIFCMPTTLLDNIIAGWPFGSLVCKLSGMVQGISVSASVFTLVAIAVDRFRCIVHPFKRKPSAAAAAATIALIWLLAVAIMCPSAVMLQIQEEKRFRVVLGRGNQTLPVYWCREAWPEPGMRRVYTAVLFANIYLAPLSLILLMYARISVALSSPALPVPGEPGRRRRLGGGRKKQKVIKMLMVVAALFTLSWLPLWTLMLLSDYAELSALQLQVINVYLYPLAHWLAFFNSSINPIVYGFFNENFRRGFRAAFGLRLRRGRPPPGEGCGQPAPAAPPAAEGQAAREQACQRAEEERKRVKKGNWVNDQQEMAMEDLGEPCADGIE